The DNA segment CCTAATTCGACTAGCATGATAACCAAAATTACTTAACAATTTGAGCGTGATGGTTAGGTGGACCAAAAGAATTCATCAGCCCTCGTTCGTTTGATGTGAATTCCTGTCCGTCCTCTTATcgctattattgttgttgttgttttctttttggaaatatAAGAGTAAAACTATTGTATTAAGTTAATCGACTCAAAGGTGATCGAGAAACATGAGAATTAGGATGATTTGAGGTTCTAATGAGCGGTGACCACATTGGGTTATCGTTCCAAAATTCGCTCCAAAATTATTTTGGTTTCATCAAATTTAGAATCAGATTTGAAACTATCAGTTTAATTTCGATTTTGATTTGACCTACTAAtttcaattgaaaaaaaaaatattctattaaGATTCAAACTCATATCAATACGCATCGATTCCGGTTCAATTCGAAACCATCAAATTATTCACCCCATTCgattttgatttcatatggattcgATTCATAAATAGTCAAATAGTAAACtatcaattatttttttaaaatattaaattaaaaattaaattaaattaaaattttaaaaataaataataataatatctcacGTACGctctttaatataataaataaaaaattaaatttaaaaaatcacaGTTGATCGGATCTACGAAGAATTTGGTTGTAGTTGCAAATAGTTCCATCCTCTTAAAGATTACTCTATTGGTATCATCCCTTATTCGATAACCTAATTGTCCATCGACCATTGGACTCTTTGCTGCCCATCACTTGATCCGGTTTGAAATTGAAACTTTGGTTATCGATCTTGATTATTTTATTAGATCCAATTGAATAATGATGATTTGTTCTCACTAATAcctttttattttgatattagaTTTCTTCTTCCCCTACACAATTTTGGTATCATAATTTACAACTTATTGTATCAATAAAGTTTGTAATAAATAAGTTCATCACTAAAATATCATTACAGAAATTGGCACATCCCATCATAGCATGATTAATTTGTATCAAAAAATTTCTGAGATAGATAGAAAGCTTAAATCCATATTTTTGAGAGAGATGAATCCCACCGCCCACAAACACAAAGCGAGCTCACATCACATGGCTTCGGATCCGCTGCCGACATTTCGGTCAGAGAATAAAGTGCACTCGGACGAGACCCACCGTATCCAATCTTTCTTACACTTAGTTTAGTTCACCGAATCGAGTTGCCGTCAACTATAATTTAGCTTATCTCAATACCAGCTTTAAGCGGAAGCCAAAGGCCGCAAAGTGGGAAACGGAAGTCCCATCTTGGCTGTCGTCTGAGAGCCCGTCCCATTCCTTGTATCCTCGAGAATCCAAGGACTTTCTTCTTGAGTCACTGGCCATGCAAAGAAGAATCCTCCAAAGGAACTTTAGTGCTCTCGGAAAGGTAGGATATGGTACAGCGGTGGTCTTTGCCTTGGTTTGGTACATCTCCTTTGGGCTCGGAAATTTCCTGTGTCTTTCAGAGAGCAAGCACAACAATGGATCCTGCAAATTTTCTTGAGTCCTTGTAAACGAGAACCAAAGCCAATCCGCCTTTGTTAGAATGCTTTTCTCAACAAAGCTTGGATGGTCAGAGAGAATACCAAAGTCCCCCATTGCCAGAAGCTGCCCGTCTCCTTACTTTCCTGCATCAAATGTACCGAAATCATGTTATTGTAAATATAAAGATGCATTTGACCAATAATAGTGGcaaccctcttttcttccatcttCTTCCTTTAGCATGTAATGGAAGCTTGTTTTTGCATGTCTACCTTTTGTAATTCTCATGAGTTTTGTATGTTCCTAAATGTTTGATACTCTTGCTTTGCATCAACGAACCTCACTAATATTAATTTCTAAATGAGAAAGAAACAAAGATCAATTGTGGTATTTCTTATATGTTAGGATAATGATGGAGCATAAGACAAATCAGAACAGAGTTGCAGCTTACCCTTGTGGCAGAGGATGTGAGAAAAACggaagcagcagcagaagaagaagaagaagaagaagaagaagcaggcaGTGCAGTCAACCCCATGTTGTAGGCCACGGTGCCGTCCGGCCGGAACAGACCGTAGTTCCTCTCCGACGTTGGCCCGGGCTTCATATCCTCGTTAAACAGTGCGAACAAGTACACCTCCAGTCGCCGGTGAGGCACCAGTGGAGTCCCCTCGTTCCCCATCTGCCTCAGCAACAGGTTCCTGTTGTAGACCCTCGCATTTTCTGCACTCGCACCGATCTCGTCGGGGTCGCCTTTCGATGGCCAGCCGGTCTCCGACACCCTCACCTCCACGCCGCCGTACCCCAACCGACCCATGGCGAAGATCACGGCGTCGACTTGGGCGTATAGCATGTTGTCGTAGTGCAGACTTGTGGAAGGGTCCTTCATCCCCGAATTGGGGTTGAACAGGACGTAGTCCAAGGGAACCCTCTCGGGGTCGTCCTTGTAGGCGAAGTAAGGGTATGCGTTGATCCAAAACGGGGACTTGGTTGCGGCCAAGAACTGGAGGAATGGCGCCATCAGGTTCGCGAGGTCCGGCCGGAATGACCCGAAGGAAGGGGGGTATGAGTTCTCGAGCACGGCCAGGGAATTGGCGCTCGAGGTGTGGATGTACGAGTCGAGGCCGAGTTGGACGAGCGCGGCGTGGATTCTGACCATGGCCGGGACGAGGTTCGACATCAACGTCGGGTCGTCGCTCGTGAACACCTCGTTCCCCACCGCGATGCCGGTGATCTTTGTGGCAGGGAAGTAAGGTTTCACGTTAGTCGCCACCCATTGCAGAGCTTGTCGAGGGTCGGTGAGCAGGCCGACGGATTCATTAGGAACCGTGACGATGAGTTCGATACCAGTGTTCGCGAACGCTGCCAGGACTTTGGGGTTGGTGTCGTAAATCCTTGTGTTCGTGATCTTGAGGGATGTCAAGATGCTGAGAACCTGATCTGGAGTGGGAAGATCGTTGGCTACTTGGCCATAGTTGATGCCTAATGCGAAGCCAAGACGAAGGAAGCCGAATTCTGtcccaagaaaaagaaaaggagtcATTCTAAGTTCTATCAGACCTCAACTACAAGTTCATTGACATGGATAAGAATAGTGCACCTGAGCAGAGAAGGACGAACAGAACGAAGACGGGAGTCATTCTCGATTCGATGACTATCAAATGACCTCTTGTACACCGAGAGAGAGGAAAGGAAGGCGATCACCTTTGGCACCTCCCTCTTTGCTTGCTTGCGTGAAAGTTAGAAGGAAGTTTTCTTCTATTTTCCCAATGTTGCCTTCGAAGAGGGGATTTATATTTCTCTCCGAGTTTGTAGTGCATCACACGTGGCTACACTGCGCTCTACTTCGACCCGGGTGGCGGGTAGGCCACACAGCTGCTTACTTTAGACCGCGAAAACGAGGAGGAGAAGGTCCAAAGGGGAAGAAGGAGACAGCACgatgctgattcctcttccatcaatttTTGAGCCCTAATGATCCACTAACTGCATGCAACCAAAGACAGGAAGCTTCTCCGTTCTTCATCTCGATGTTGTTTGAGCAGAGCAGAGCAGCTCAAAATGGGCAAAGGAGCCTTCCACATTGATGAAGTTATCTCAAGATTTGGTCGTTGACTGACCACCGAGATGTTAATGCAGTATTAGGTGATCGAAGAGACCCACAGTTGTCTCAACACGCTTGAACTTACTTTTGGTCAGACAAAAAAAGGAGCACTCTTCATAATCGATGACTGTGTCCACTGAGATCAATCAGTTTTCGTGAAATAGTCTATGCTATAACCTTTGGTGAAAGATGATACATATGGATCAGATTATGATGAATAGGCTGCGCCATCTTTTTGCGACTGAAACACGACAAGAAAAAGGGGAAAAGGCATCAAGACATGGATTTAATAAGATCGAGTCCGAATCATACGATCTGTCACTGATATGAAAAGGCTGCCTCTCCTGTTTGACTCGATTTACTTATCATCTACACACCCGTTGCGTATCCTCACGGCAAGATTCAGGTCATAGGCGACAGAGGGTTGGTGAATCGATGATCTTACAAGATTACAATCATTGGTCGAATTGTAGTGCTGCTTTGCAAGGACCAACATATTGATGTGGGTAGAATGGCCCAGACGATATGCTGAAAATAAACTAAGATCGAGTCATAATCCAGTGAGGCTTAGTGGCAACTTAACTGCTGAGCAGCCGAAAGTTGCATGAAACATGGGTTTTGTGGCTCTATACCATCAACATCTTATTAACATTTAGCTGCAGCTATGCACTACCTCAGAACTGACTGCAACTATAAAAGATCTTCCAGCCGATGAACCGAACTCTGTTATCGCTTCATGTTTGACAGATTGGATCCCGCAGGCATATACCTTCTTTTCACTGACAAAATGTCTAAAGCGGATGATTTGGCatgcaagagaagaagaagaactttgGTTTGGTGGGTTGGGAAAGATAAGGATGACCATCCATGGACCTCAGACAACCCAGCAAGCAATCACATGTTTCATGTCCGATGAGCACTGTTGCGGGTGACTCGGAGAAGGGCAAAAGCATGCATCATACTGCGTCATGGATAATGGTTTTGTTACGTGGAGATTGGAACACAGCCTGCTTTGTTACTCCCCCTTTATGGAATTTGCATCAGCAAGggccaaaggaaaagaaaaagttgACTTGAGAGTTGCACTGTCTTGTCGAAGGGTTGCATGGAGGATCGTGTACTCTTTTGCATGGAAGATCCGGTGCTTTTCCCATTGTCCAAGTTAGGCCTGTGAATGTATTTTGAAATGGTCAACATGCACGAGTGTGGAAAGGAAGCTTTATCCATTTGCTTTGTTCTGTGCTGCGGATGGGCAGGATGTCAAAAACATAAAGATTAAAGAGTCAGCTTAGTCTAATCTCCATGATCTGTTGGATGAAGAGAGAGTAGAATAGAGAAGAACATGTAAAGGTTTTGGTGGATCTTGTATCTTCTAAACAAATAAATACTTTTCTATTGCTACCATGTATCTTTTAAATAAATCATCACAAGAGTAATCTTTATCGGCATAATAAGGTTTAATTCAACACTAAAAATGGGAAGTTTTCTCTAATGTCATTGTCAAGGACAAGTTTTTCTCCTTCCTTCCTTCGTATGATAATAGAAATATCTTTATTTGCTGAGACATCTGTATTGGTTAGTACATTCAGACGtagaataataaatattattcatatattaattcataaaatattaacaCCTCtagtaaaagataattttatttttctccttcCTTGATATGATAGAAATATATTTGTTGAGACATCTGTATTGATTAGTACATTCGGGCGAAAAGAGTAACAAATATTATTCATATAtcaattcataaaatattaacacctttagtaaatgataattttgtttttctccttcttcatatgataaaaatatctttgttGAGACATTTATCTATATTGGTTAGTATATTCGGAcgaaaagaataataaatattattcatatattaattcataaaatattaacaccttcagtaaaaaataattttatttttttccttcttcataTGTTAGAAATATCTTTGTTGAGACATCTATTTTGGTTAGTACATTCGGACGAAAAGAGTAAcaaatattattcatatattaattcataaaatattaacaCATCCGTAAAAGATAATTTTGTTTTTGCTCCTGCaagataaaaaaaacttaatCTCCCAACAACTCAAATAACTCGTCTATAGTAGGCAGCAACTCAACTCCTCCCTCATCCTCCCTTTGCACCTCATGATCCCCCAGTGTCACCCGCTTTCCGCCTCTGCGGCAGCTTCGATCGACCACATGGCTCTTCTCGCTACGACCGTTCCAGCTCTCCGGCGCCTCAGCGACGACGGAATCCTTCCCGGTGAGGCATTGCACCACGGACTTGAATTGCCCGGCATCGACTTGCACGAACTTGGTGACGATGACTCGCACCTTCGTCGGGACTCTCTCCCCCTGGCTGTAAGACATGGGAACGGTAAGAGAGCTCTGTAGATCGTGTGGAGCTCTGCTGTAACGTTATTTCTGGTGTAATTCTACACGAACGTATTTATACACGGTGGTGGTCGCGTGATAGGCCGAGGCAGGGCTTGTAGACCAGTCGGAACAAAGAGAAACAGGCGTACAGCGACTGAGAATAGTCATCTTATAGTCGACTGACATGAAAAGTACAAATGCGATTCATTTCGTACGTACGTGTGAGCAACACGCACATTCCATATGCGGGCTTCTCACTGGTTGCCACGTAGTGCTTGACTCTACCTTGATCTTCTGAACGTCACGTCCCCAGTGTGATCACTGGACGTCTGTAGATGTAGAGACAAACCTCTCCAGGCGTCTTCACGAAACACGCTTCCGTTGGGCTTCTTGCTCACCAAGCCATCTCGTTTGAAGGTCCAATTCCTACCGAAGGGCCAACACGACGACCCTCGCACGAACGTGAGATGGCGGAGCTTCGACGCAAGAGAGTTGCTGTGTCTGGAGCTGGTTGGCCTCAACCACAGGATCGAGCCTCCAAGTGCAATTCCACAGAGATATTTCCGGTGGCTCAATTTCCTCGACGAGGTGTCCTGCTACTCAATTCAGCCGTCTCCAAATCAAAGTCTCCATGCAAATTGGTGATCGAATTCGTTGAATGTTATTTTTAAGATCCAAAACGACAGAAGGTTATTTATTGGTGATGGAATTcgattgaaattttcttttttttgataaaactcgGTTGACTTGTAGGCAGATTATATCTTCTTTGTCAATCATTGACGACGATTTCAATGCTTTAGATAGGACGCTATTTTTCTTTATAATTATATATGAGAATTCGTCCAATGCAACTGATGGGTGTCGTTCAACACCAAAAGAAAGAGAGTGAAAGATGAAATAACTACACTGGTTGTGCTTGGGATTATCTAAGTGCAGAACCTAAAATGCGTCAAGAGGACTGAATTCCGCATGAATTGACCTCAGCTTAAGTTTTCTGGTGAGGCCATCACACCCGTTCGTTCTCTCACCAAGAGATAACCTCAAATACTAGAGTTATGATACCTCGACGTGATCACACGATATGACGAAAGAGTGGCCATACAAACTAGCTCATTACTAGATGCTTCAAACATTAAGACAGATACATAATTCGAGTATACATATTTGGACAATAATCTTGATATTTGATTTACTACCTAATACAAAATTGAGGACAAGCAATAACGTGGAGATGGTGTTGCAGAAGCAGTAAAGATCATCCTTTGTCTGCTTCTTAAACTATGTTGTGAAGATACCAATCTATCAGACTCGAGTGTAGCCAGTGGCACACTGCATGCACAGAACAGCGTGCTCCCATATGGGACAAGGCATGGAAAGAAATCAAGGAAAGTGGTAGGAAGAAGGAAGTCACCGCCTCCCTTTCCAAGGGATGAGAGGGGAGACAGAGCACAGAAATGTAGGCGAAGAAGAAGGGAGGTCAGAGACTTGTATGTAACCTCTCAACTTCTCTTACTTCCTCTCTCCCCTTTCACCCTTCGAGGTTGAAACATTAAAGGCCCCCTCCTCCTATTTCCGTGTTCCAATACACATTAAGGTAGCCACAAGCCCTTTTAGCCATTGACCACAATATATAACCACATTATGACAGTGATGCACCGACTATATAGTTAGAAATGATATTATATATGTATTGAGATTGGATCTGGATTCTCATTTGTCTCAGTGCATAACTGCTCATCTACAAATCATAAACGTTAGGTGAAATATCGAGGGAAGAACCGATAGAATGTGATATCCTCAAAACCATTAAGTTGTGAGCTTATAAAGATTGCATCGGATATAAAATGTCGAAGGAGTAAATTTAGTCCAAAGAGGAACCATATTACACCTCAATTTATCATCATTAATCAGGATAATCCAACACTACAAAGGAAAACATTATTGAAGAGGCAAAAACAGTAAAATTTTTGTCGATGTCTGTCATGTGCATTCCCATTACTCACATGCAAATCATTGTCCATGGC comes from the Musa acuminata AAA Group cultivar baxijiao chromosome BXJ1-10, Cavendish_Baxijiao_AAA, whole genome shotgun sequence genome and includes:
- the LOC104000841 gene encoding glucan endo-1,3-beta-glucosidase 11; its protein translation is MTPVFVLFVLLCSEFGFLRLGFALGINYGQVANDLPTPDQVLSILTSLKITNTRIYDTNPKVLAAFANTGIELIVTVPNESVGLLTDPRQALQWVATNVKPYFPATKITGIAVGNEVFTSDDPTLMSNLVPAMVRIHAALVQLGLDSYIHTSSANSLAVLENSYPPSFGSFRPDLANLMAPFLQFLAATKSPFWINAYPYFAYKDDPERVPLDYVLFNPNSGMKDPSTSLHYDNMLYAQVDAVIFAMGRLGYGGVEVRVSETGWPSKGDPDEIGASAENARVYNRNLLLRQMGNEGTPLVPHRRLEVYLFALFNEDMKPGPTSERNYGLFRPDGTVAYNMGLTALPASSSSSSSSSAAASVFLTSSATRESKETGSFWQWGTLVFSLTIQALLRKAF
- the LOC104000983 gene encoding VQ motif-containing protein 1-like, with translation MSYSQGERVPTKVRVIVTKFVQVDAGQFKSVVQCLTGKDSVVAEAPESWNGRSEKSHVVDRSCRRGGKRVTLGDHEVQREDEGGVELLPTIDELFELLGD